tcgttttCTTCTTGATCATATTTATGAATGTATAGCAAATAAATTACATGCCCTTGAAGACGCCGGTCTCCGTGTTGCAAGAACTTCTTAGTCGTCAGGGAATCACGCCTAGCTACGAATTGGTATTAATTGATGTCTTATGTGTGGTATGTGTGGGATGACTAATCGATATAAACTTTAGGTGCAAATCGAAGGCGCTATCCATGAACCAACGTTCCGTTATAGAGTTTCGTATGGCGACAAAGACGGTAAGTTTTTATGATGAACAATGATCGTTTCCTAATCGAAAATCGTCTTAGCTATGGGCGCTGGAAAATCCAAGAAGGAAGCAAAACATGCGGCTGcgaaaaatttaatagatAAAATGACTGGAGCGCCGTTCAACGAAAGTAACACCAATAATTCATCGAACGGAAATCTAGAGTAAGTTTTCAGGAaacgaatttcaattaaaGACACCGACTAATCCAAATCAACCCATAGTTCCTCTAACTCTAGCTTGGGTAACCCTATCGGCTGGCTTCAAGAATTGTGCATGGCTCGACGGTGGCCACCACCAACTTATGAAACTGAATTGGAAGTGGGCCTACCGCATGAACGACAATTTACCATTGCCTGTGTCGTGCTGAAGCATCGTGAAATCGGACAAGGAAAGAGCAAAAAAGTTGCTAAGCGATCGGCGGCGAATAAAATGTGGATTAAGTTACAAGAAACGCCACTGGATCAGGGTCAAATCAATCAAGTTTTAGACGAAGATGGTAATGTTGAGGTAAGTACATCCTAACACTTTTTCGATTGACACGGTTTTTTTGGCGTTAAAGTGGCAAATTAGTTTAGTGTTGTACAAACGACGAGCCCAAACCTATTGATCATTAAATCTCTGACTTTTTGAGAAATCATTGTATGCAGAGCCCATGGAGCTGACATGGAGTTGCCATAGCACTGGAGTTAGCCTGTAGCAAAATTAAGGCATGAGTTATCTATATTCCATTGGAATATTATTCCAAACTCTTTGCTTTTTCTATTCTACAGTCGTTTCGCTATTTCTAGCAATAATTCGTTGCTGCAGCCCGGTGTCGGTATAATGTCAACcgaaaaattattacatttttactcaactgattttagtcaaatatgATGTCAGGGTATAACGCATGATCTGAGGACTCCGGAACTATTTGCGATAAGAGTCCGACTGCTTCGTATCCTTTTTCCACACTCTTATCGCGTAGTAAAAACTGGGCCGATTGTAATACTAATTACTGCTCCGGAGTACTGAGATCATGCGCTATACCCCGACAGTATACTTGACTAAAATTCGTCGAGTAAaactttaattatttttcttgttgacaTTATACCGACACCGGGCTTCTGCAACGATATCTTGCTTGTAATAGCGAAGCGACTATAGAATAGAAAAGAGTTTAGAAAACGCATGTCTTTAATACCACTCTTGAACAATAAGGAACCCTAACCTATGTAAAAGGCGTAGCAGTTCTCCTGAATCCTGGACTGCCAAGCCGACATTCCTTATATTGAGTTACCGGTCTCGGTTCTTCTAAATCATGTTATGTCCGTTCGGAGTCTTTTCTGGTTCGATCTTTCCACATTTTCAATCTCTCTCTATCGGTTGACGTGAATATTTTGAGTAGACTTTGTGAAGGACTTCTGCCTACATTGCACGGGTATTCGGTACTATACTCCATGTCTCTGTGTGAAGTAAGACTTCTGACGCCTTTATTACAGGAAATCTCTGtctttcacatttttacaCAATACTTATCTGTTAAGGCAGCAACGGAAACTTGTAACTTTTCACGACGGATTCGCACAGTCCTGGTATAATTACAACTACCTCTATTATCATGTACCATCGTAGCGCATATAAAAATTCAGCGTTATCTCCGAGGTTCCTTCTTATCGAAATTTATTAACCAGAGACAGTCGACGACTTTGAAATACGGCACGCGATTTGtctcagctgtttttcagctgatcggctcataaaaataaaagttcttACACTTGTTTATACGAAGGAAATAGTTACATGCACGAGGTAAAACCGGAAGGCCCGTCATTgcgaaatgacaggacagtttcccgaaaaatgtttcacaaaaattcaccgaataaattcaaagaaactcacctattatgctttccattgtattccgACATATCTCCTTAGGTcaccaaggcatatttgaacattaaacactttttactcgatgcaaaaacaaaaagtttttttttgatttgtcgcggaaaaaacacataaaatatttcgacacaactgtgacactccgctattataagtatAAGTATTATAAGTATAATgtatgtttgctgtgttcatttcggcggtaaaatatttcccaatgacgggcctttcAAAgacgtaaaaatatttttgtgggTATGAGTGAACAAAATGCGTGACTTATTTTGAAGGCGCCGACTGTACTCATCCGAAATAATTGAAAGAATTAAGAGAGCAAAAATCCTTTTACCGCTATCCATACacagaatattttattgataaggAATCTACTAGAAGTAATGACCAAAATTGACGACAGAGATTTCGGTCAATAAAATTGGTCACTACTTCTACAGGCGTTAGAAACACCCAAAAAACAGCGTGTTTTGTATTTACAAATACACACAATTTCGGCATTGTAAACGGCCATAATTAACTTTTTTGACGTTTTATGAAGGATTTTTGttcttcaaattcaatttacccaacagagagagagagagataaatatttttgttttctaattCAATTGTGTGTCTTTGTAGATACGTGTCGTAAACATATTAAATCGCTATTCGGACCTAAAAGACGTACGGGTGCCGATTTTAACAAACCAGCATGTCGGAAAAGTGTCCCAGTTCCATAAATCTTTAAAAGCTCGATTCGGCAAAAGTTTAGCTGATTTACAGGTAATTTTGAACgcaaatctgcta
This genomic window from Bradysia coprophila strain Holo2 unplaced genomic scaffold, BU_Bcop_v1 contig_373, whole genome shotgun sequence contains:
- the LOC119082111 gene encoding interferon-inducible double-stranded RNA-dependent protein kinase activator A homolog isoform X1; amino-acid sequence: MDSTKAADEQQQQAQTATNASQKKRNRNKSNSQAKVEPDTSPEEIPIEDAMKAVSLAPHQQINYMPLKTPVSVLQELLSRQGITPSYELVQIEGAIHEPTFRYRVSYGDKDAMGAGKSKKEAKHAAAKNLIDKMTGAPFNESNTNNSSNGNLDSSNSSLGNPIGWLQELCMARRWPPPTYETELEVGLPHERQFTIACVVLKHREIGQGKSKKVAKRSAANKMWIKLQETPLDQGQINQVLDEDGNVEIRVVNILNRYSDLKDVRVPILTNQHVGKVSQFHKSLKARFGKSLADLQTSCLNDKDVNFVQFLQEIANEHQFEVTYVDIEEKTYSGRCQCLVQLSTLPVAVCQGSGATTKDAQSHAARNALEYLKIMTKM
- the LOC119082111 gene encoding interferon-inducible double-stranded RNA-dependent protein kinase activator A homolog isoform X4; this encodes MDSTKAADEQQQQAQTATNASQKKRNRNKSNSQAKVEPDTSPEEIPIEDAMKAVSLAPHQTPVSVLQELLSRQGITPSYELVQIEGAIHEPTFRYRVSYGDKDAMGAGKSKKEAKHAAAKNLIDKMTGAPFNESNTNNSSNGNLDSSNSSLGNPIGWLQELCMARRWPPPTYETELEVGLPHERQFTIACVVLKHREIGQGKSKKVAKRSAANKMWIKLQETPLDQGQINQVLDEDGNVETSCLNDKDVNFVQFLQEIANEHQFEVTYVDIEEKTYSGRCQCLVQLSTLPVAVCQGSGATTKDAQSHAARNALEYLKIMTKM
- the LOC119082111 gene encoding RISC-loading complex subunit tarbp2-like isoform X2; this translates as MDSTKAADEQQQQAQTATNASQKKRNRNKSNSQAKVEPDTSPEEIPIEDAMKAVSLAPHQTPVSVLQELLSRQGITPSYELVQIEGAIHEPTFRYRVSYGDKDAMGAGKSKKEAKHAAAKNLIDKMTGAPFNESNTNNSSNGNLDSSNSSLGNPIGWLQELCMARRWPPPTYETELEVGLPHERQFTIACVVLKHREIGQGKSKKVAKRSAANKMWIKLQETPLDQGQINQVLDEDGNVEIRVVNILNRYSDLKDVRVPILTNQHVGKVSQFHKSLKARFGKSLADLQTSCLNDKDVNFVQFLQEIANEHQFEVTYVDIEEKTYSGRCQCLVQLSTLPVAVCQGSGATTKDAQSHAARNALEYLKIMTKM
- the LOC119082111 gene encoding interferon-inducible double-stranded RNA-dependent protein kinase activator A homolog isoform X3, producing the protein MDSTKAADEQQQQAQTATNASQKKRNRNKSNSQAKVEPDTSPEEIPIEDAMKAVSLAPHQQINYMPLKTPVSVLQELLSRQGITPSYELVQIEGAIHEPTFRYRVSYGDKDAMGAGKSKKEAKHAAAKNLIDKMTGAPFNESNTNNSSNGNLDSSNSSLGNPIGWLQELCMARRWPPPTYETELEVGLPHERQFTIACVVLKHREIGQGKSKKVAKRSAANKMWIKLQETPLDQGQINQVLDEDGNVETSCLNDKDVNFVQFLQEIANEHQFEVTYVDIEEKTYSGRCQCLVQLSTLPVAVCQGSGATTKDAQSHAARNALEYLKIMTKM